The Candidatus Spechtbacterales bacterium genome has a window encoding:
- a CDS encoding adenylyltransferase/cytidyltransferase family protein: protein MVNKKDKKTIVAVSGGFDPLHKGHVQLFKEAKKLGDELVVILNNDNWLEEKKGYGFMPEEERAYIIEALEVVDRVFITEHPKNPKDMSVADALRKVKPAIFGNGGDRKEHNTPESDVCEEIGCKMVYNLGDKVQSSSWLLEDFFHKRKGKEEK from the coding sequence ATGGTGAATAAAAAAGATAAAAAGACCATAGTTGCCGTAAGTGGGGGGTTTGACCCGCTACACAAGGGACATGTTCAGCTGTTTAAGGAGGCAAAAAAGCTTGGAGATGAGCTTGTTGTAATATTGAATAATGATAATTGGCTTGAAGAAAAAAAGGGATATGGCTTTATGCCTGAAGAGGAGCGTGCCTATATAATAGAAGCCCTTGAGGTGGTAGACAGGGTTTTTATTACAGAGCATCCTAAAAACCCGAAAGATATGAGTGTTGCCGACGCTTTGCGCAAAGTGAAGCCGGCTATTTTTGGAAATGGCGGAGACCGCAAAGAGCACAACACTCCTGAATCCGACGTGTGTGAAGAGATAGGATGTAAAATGGTATACAATCTTGGCGATAAAGTGCAGTCAAGTTCGTGGTTGTTGGAAGACTTTTTCCACAAAAGAAAGGGTAAAGAAGAAAAATAA